A genomic segment from Rhodospirillum centenum SW encodes:
- the hrpB gene encoding ATP-dependent helicase HrpB: MTSQPSFSPLPIDGILPDLTATLDRTAAAVLQAPPGAGKTTRVPLALLDRPWAADGRIVMLEPRRLAARTAARRMAEMLGEAVGETVGYRVRLDSRISARTRVEVVTEGLFLRRLQADPTLEGVAAVLFDEFHERSLDADLSLAFCLQSQALLRPDLRLLVMSATLDGGPVAELLGGAPVLTSEGRAYAVETRWIEPAAGDRTEEAAARAVRRALAEESGSVLVFLPGGGEIRRVERLLSDPPLRDGILLTPLYGDLSLDAQDAAIRPAPAGRRKVVLATSIAETSLTIEGIRVVVDAGLSRIGRFDPRSGMGRLETVRVSRASADQRRGRAGRLEPGVCYRLWSEAADRALIPFTPAEILRADLAPLALELAQWGITDAAELPWLDRPPEAALAQARDLLRQLGALDDGLRITPHGRRMAELGLHPRLAHMVIAGAGRGYKRLACRIAAVLGERDLLRGGARDADLRLRLDLLEERRGDPRVDRGGLHQVREQARQLERQIDGPAGDTGSDAAGTLLALAYPDRVAQRRPGAPGQFRLSGGRGAALDPTDPLATADFLAVADLDGQGRDARIFLAAPLTQADLEEDFADALRREEVVAWDSREQAVLARRRRRLFGLVLKDEPLVPPPADRVLPALLEGIREMGLSCLPWTKELEAWRLRVGFLRRTLGEPWPDMGDAALLDGLEDWLAPWLSGVTRRGHLDRIDLHGAVTGMLDWQAKQELDRLAPTHVTVPTGSRIPIDYAAAEPVLAVRLQELFGEAETPRIAGGRVPLLLHLLSPAHRPVQVTRDLASFWANAYREVKKDLAGRYPRHYWPDDPLQAEPTARAKRRPPAS, translated from the coding sequence ATGACTTCCCAGCCTTCCTTCTCCCCGCTTCCCATCGACGGCATCCTGCCGGACCTGACCGCGACCCTGGACCGCACGGCTGCCGCCGTGCTCCAGGCGCCGCCGGGCGCGGGCAAGACGACGCGGGTGCCGCTGGCCCTGCTGGACCGGCCCTGGGCGGCGGACGGTCGCATCGTGATGCTGGAGCCGCGCCGGCTGGCCGCCCGCACCGCCGCCCGCCGGATGGCGGAGATGCTGGGCGAGGCCGTGGGGGAGACGGTCGGATACCGGGTCCGCCTGGACTCGCGCATCTCCGCCCGCACCCGCGTCGAGGTGGTGACGGAGGGGCTGTTCCTGCGTCGGCTCCAGGCCGACCCGACACTGGAGGGCGTCGCCGCCGTCCTGTTCGACGAGTTCCACGAGCGCAGCCTGGATGCCGACCTGTCGCTGGCCTTCTGCCTGCAGTCCCAGGCCCTGCTGCGGCCGGACCTGCGCCTGCTGGTGATGTCCGCCACCCTGGACGGCGGTCCGGTGGCGGAACTGCTGGGCGGTGCGCCGGTGCTGACCAGCGAGGGCCGCGCCTATGCGGTGGAGACCCGCTGGATCGAGCCCGCCGCCGGCGACCGGACGGAGGAGGCCGCGGCCCGCGCGGTCCGGCGCGCGCTGGCGGAAGAGAGCGGCAGCGTGCTGGTCTTCCTGCCCGGCGGCGGCGAGATCCGGCGGGTCGAGAGGCTGCTGTCCGATCCGCCCCTGCGCGACGGCATCCTGCTGACGCCGCTCTACGGCGACCTCTCGCTGGATGCCCAGGACGCCGCCATCCGGCCCGCCCCGGCCGGCCGGCGCAAGGTGGTGCTGGCGACCTCCATCGCCGAGACCAGCCTGACCATCGAGGGCATCCGGGTCGTCGTGGATGCCGGCCTGTCGCGCATCGGGCGGTTCGACCCGCGCAGCGGCATGGGGCGGCTGGAGACGGTGCGCGTCTCCCGCGCCTCGGCCGACCAGCGGCGCGGCCGTGCCGGCCGCCTGGAACCCGGCGTCTGCTACCGGCTGTGGAGCGAGGCGGCCGACCGCGCCCTGATCCCCTTCACCCCGGCGGAGATCCTGCGCGCCGATCTGGCCCCGCTGGCCCTGGAACTGGCGCAGTGGGGCATCACCGACGCGGCGGAACTGCCCTGGTTGGACCGGCCGCCGGAGGCCGCTCTCGCCCAGGCCCGCGACCTGCTGCGCCAGCTCGGCGCCCTGGATGACGGGCTGCGCATCACCCCGCACGGCCGCCGCATGGCGGAGCTGGGGCTGCACCCGCGCCTCGCCCATATGGTCATCGCCGGTGCCGGGCGGGGCTACAAGCGGCTGGCCTGCCGCATCGCCGCCGTGCTGGGGGAACGCGACCTCCTGCGCGGCGGGGCGCGCGACGCCGACCTGCGGCTGCGCCTGGACCTGCTGGAGGAGCGCCGGGGCGATCCGCGCGTGGACCGGGGCGGCCTGCACCAGGTCCGGGAGCAGGCCCGGCAGCTCGAACGCCAGATCGACGGCCCGGCCGGGGACACCGGCAGCGATGCGGCCGGCACCCTGCTGGCCCTGGCCTACCCGGACAGGGTCGCACAACGCCGGCCCGGTGCGCCGGGACAGTTCCGGCTGTCCGGTGGGCGCGGTGCCGCCCTGGACCCGACGGACCCGCTGGCGACGGCCGATTTCCTGGCGGTCGCCGACCTGGATGGCCAGGGGCGCGACGCCCGCATCTTCCTGGCCGCCCCGCTGACCCAGGCCGACCTGGAGGAGGACTTCGCCGACGCGCTGCGCCGCGAGGAGGTGGTCGCCTGGGACAGCCGCGAGCAGGCCGTGCTGGCCCGCCGCCGTCGCCGGCTGTTCGGGCTGGTGCTGAAGGACGAACCCCTGGTGCCACCGCCCGCCGACCGGGTGCTGCCCGCCCTGCTGGAGGGCATCCGGGAGATGGGCCTGTCCTGCCTGCCCTGGACGAAGGAGCTGGAGGCCTGGCGCCTGCGGGTCGGCTTCCTGCGCCGGACCCTGGGGGAGCCGTGGCCCGACATGGGAGATGCGGCCCTCCTGGACGGGCTGGAGGACTGGCTGGCCCCGTGGCTGTCCGGGGTCACCCGCCGCGGCCATCTGGACCGCATCGACCTGCACGGCGCCGTGACCGGAATGCTCGACTGGCAGGCGAAGCAGGAACTGGACAGGCTGGCGCCGACCCATGTCACCGTGCCCACCGGCTCCCGCATCCCGATCGACTATGCGGCGGCGGAGCCGGTGCTGGCTGTGCGGCTCCAGGAACTGTTCGGCGAGGCGGAGACGCCGCGGATCGCCGGCGGACGGGTGCCGCTGCTGCTGCACCTGCTGTCGCCGGCGCACCGCCCGGTGCAGGTGACGCGCGACCTCGCCTCCTTCTGGGCCAACGCGTACCGGGAGGTAAAGAAGGACCTCGCCGGACGCTACCCCCGGCACTACTGGCCGGACGATCCCTTGCAGGCGGAACCGACGGCGCGGGCGAAGCGCCGGCCGCCGGCCTCCTGA
- a CDS encoding TAXI family TRAP transporter solute-binding subunit, whose translation MTIPRRSLFGAALAVPALLAPSLAAARHTAAQTTAPQPAMAPPAAKPAQRDLVLGTGAVTGLYLPVGAALCSLANRDGRVRCLVEATEGSVFNLNALRAGEIDLAIAQSDWVRQAFSGEGRFAAAGPFADLRTVLTLHAETLAILAAPDSGIAGFADLKGRTVNAGPAGSAIRTLFETVARRFGWTDADLAGLSDLSPDRQGELLCDGKAEAVVFAAGHPNGAVMQAVTGCSGVLVPIEGTPVDALVAERPDLVKAAIPGGLYPGADEDVPSVGVVAMLVTTAAVDEGAIHDLTRSILDRAEDLGGLHPALRSVGRDILAGPVAVAPRHPGAERALTEAGQVSP comes from the coding sequence GTGACGATCCCCCGACGCTCGCTGTTCGGCGCCGCGCTTGCGGTTCCCGCCCTCCTGGCCCCGTCGCTCGCCGCTGCCCGGCACACGGCAGCACAGACCACCGCCCCCCAGCCGGCCATGGCGCCGCCGGCGGCCAAGCCAGCCCAACGGGATCTGGTGCTGGGCACGGGAGCCGTCACCGGCCTCTACCTGCCGGTCGGGGCTGCGCTGTGCAGTCTCGCCAACCGCGACGGCCGGGTGCGCTGCCTCGTGGAGGCGACGGAGGGATCGGTCTTCAACCTGAACGCCCTGCGGGCGGGCGAGATCGACCTTGCCATCGCCCAGTCCGACTGGGTGCGGCAGGCCTTCTCGGGGGAGGGACGGTTCGCTGCCGCCGGTCCCTTTGCCGACCTGCGGACCGTGCTGACGCTGCATGCCGAGACGCTGGCGATTCTGGCTGCGCCGGATTCGGGCATCGCCGGTTTTGCCGACCTGAAAGGACGGACGGTCAATGCCGGCCCGGCCGGATCGGCCATCCGCACCCTGTTCGAGACGGTGGCCCGCCGCTTCGGCTGGACCGATGCCGATCTCGCCGGCCTGTCCGACCTGTCGCCCGACCGGCAGGGTGAGCTTCTCTGCGATGGCAAGGCGGAGGCTGTGGTCTTCGCCGCGGGCCATCCCAACGGTGCCGTGATGCAGGCGGTCACGGGGTGCAGCGGCGTTCTCGTGCCCATCGAGGGGACGCCTGTGGATGCGCTTGTGGCGGAGCGTCCGGATCTCGTGAAGGCGGCGATCCCGGGCGGGCTCTATCCCGGGGCCGACGAGGATGTGCCCTCCGTCGGGGTGGTGGCGATGCTGGTGACCACGGCCGCGGTGGACGAAGGGGCCATCCACGACCTGACCCGGAGCATTCTGGACCGGGCGGAGGATCTGGGGGGCCTGCATCCGGCGCTGCGATCAGTCGGCCGCGACATCCTGGCCGGACCCGTGGCGGTGGCGCCGCGCCACCCCGGGGCGGAGCGCGCCCTGACGGAGGCCGGCCAGGTCTCCCCCTGA
- a CDS encoding ABC-type transport auxiliary lipoprotein family protein — translation MTFDPNRRRLLGLTATLPLLGGCSVADVLTPPPPRLYVLSPAREFTAGLPRVDWQLLVETPLANTGIDTARIALGETQSRLTYFAGANWVDRAPSMAQLLLIESFENSNRIVAVGREATGLRADFILKTDLRDFQAEYNGGTPGESRPVGRVRMTAKLVRMPRRIIVASESFEAQVPAKGSAFSDMIEAMDDALEAVMRRMVEWTIRQGHANVEADPIPAAFDR, via the coding sequence ATGACGTTCGATCCCAACCGTCGGCGGCTGCTGGGACTGACCGCGACCCTGCCGTTGCTGGGGGGCTGCAGCGTGGCGGACGTGCTGACGCCGCCGCCGCCGCGGCTCTACGTGCTGTCCCCGGCGCGGGAGTTCACGGCCGGCCTGCCGCGGGTGGACTGGCAGCTCCTGGTGGAGACGCCCCTGGCGAACACCGGCATCGACACGGCCCGCATCGCCCTCGGCGAGACGCAGAGCCGTCTCACCTACTTCGCCGGCGCCAACTGGGTCGATCGGGCGCCGTCGATGGCGCAGCTCCTGCTGATCGAATCCTTCGAGAACAGCAACCGGATCGTCGCCGTCGGCCGCGAGGCGACCGGCCTGCGCGCCGACTTCATCCTGAAGACGGATCTGCGCGACTTCCAGGCCGAGTACAACGGCGGCACCCCGGGGGAGAGCCGCCCCGTCGGCCGTGTGCGGATGACGGCGAAACTGGTGCGGATGCCGCGCCGCATCATCGTCGCCAGCGAGTCCTTCGAGGCCCAGGTGCCCGCCAAGGGCTCTGCCTTCTCGGACATGATCGAGGCGATGGACGATGCGCTGGAAGCTGTCATGCGCCGGATGGTCGAATGGACGATCCGCCAGGGCCATGCGAACGTCGAGGCCGATCCGATCCCGGCCGCCTTTGACCGCTGA
- a CDS encoding MlaD family protein, with protein sequence MENRASYTIVGAFVLALVAGLFVFVVWLAKVQLEGATTPYRIYFTGTVTGLVEGSPVRYRGVAVGTVSDIRLDPDNVERVQVTVEVPEDTPIKTDALASLEPVGVTGGVYVEIAGGSRDAPLLAAEEGGIPVIPSRPSTIAEVLAQAPQLLGNLIAISEKVSTLLNDENQKAFAAILGNLAAASDGANTTMRNADQLVGELRTEVKAVSRQATQLLGNANKVVAGVGADVQTVAAELAKTSRDLTRLTSSLATTAEEVRAMVHENREPIRDFTNETLYEFGALTIQLQDLAANLSRVTGRLERDPSQLIFGTGRTGVEVK encoded by the coding sequence ATGGAGAATAGGGCCAGCTACACCATCGTCGGTGCCTTCGTGCTCGCGCTCGTCGCGGGGCTGTTCGTCTTCGTCGTCTGGCTGGCGAAGGTCCAGCTCGAAGGGGCGACGACGCCGTACCGCATCTACTTCACCGGCACGGTGACGGGGCTGGTCGAAGGCAGTCCGGTCCGTTACCGCGGCGTGGCCGTGGGCACCGTCTCCGACATCCGCCTCGATCCCGACAACGTGGAGCGGGTGCAGGTGACGGTGGAGGTGCCGGAGGACACCCCGATCAAGACCGACGCCCTCGCGTCGCTGGAGCCGGTCGGCGTCACCGGCGGCGTCTATGTGGAGATCGCCGGCGGTTCCCGTGACGCGCCACTGCTGGCGGCGGAGGAGGGCGGCATCCCGGTGATCCCGTCGCGCCCCAGCACCATCGCGGAAGTGCTGGCGCAGGCACCGCAGCTCCTGGGGAACCTCATCGCCATCTCGGAGAAGGTCTCGACCCTGCTGAACGACGAGAACCAGAAGGCGTTCGCCGCCATCCTGGGCAATCTCGCGGCGGCGAGCGACGGCGCCAACACGACCATGCGGAATGCCGACCAGCTCGTCGGTGAGCTGCGCACGGAGGTGAAGGCCGTCAGCCGTCAGGCGACGCAGCTCCTGGGCAACGCCAACAAGGTGGTCGCCGGGGTCGGTGCCGACGTGCAGACCGTCGCGGCCGAACTGGCCAAGACCTCCCGCGACCTGACCCGTCTGACGTCGTCGCTGGCGACGACGGCGGAGGAGGTGCGGGCCATGGTGCATGAGAACCGCGAACCGATCCGCGACTTCACGAACGAGACGCTCTATGAGTTCGGCGCCCTGACGATCCAGCTCCAGGATCTGGCGGCGAACCTGTCCCGGGTGACGGGCCGGCTGGAACGCGACCCGTCGCAACTGATCTTCGGCACCGGCCGGACCGGCGTGGAGGTGAAATGA
- a CDS encoding ABC transporter ATP-binding protein: MLSSPSSSPTSASEPGGRREAVIRVRGLRTQFGAQVVHDGVDLDVYRGEVLGLVGGSGTGKSVLLREIIGLIRPSGGRIEVFGKDTTGLDAEAVRRMQSRWGVLFQDGALFSSLTVLENIMVPLKEHAALPPGMMEQIARVKVSMVGLPPDAGAKYPSQLSGGMRKRAGLARALALDPEILFLDEPTAGLDPIGAAAFDELIGNLKRSLGLTVFMVTHDLDSLYAICDRIAVLIDKRLIVGTTETLVQEEHPWIRDYFHGPRGRAARAAKE; the protein is encoded by the coding sequence ATGCTCTCTTCTCCATCCTCTTCTCCTACCTCGGCATCTGAGCCCGGCGGCCGCCGCGAGGCGGTGATCCGCGTGCGCGGCCTGCGCACGCAGTTCGGCGCCCAGGTGGTGCATGACGGGGTGGATCTGGATGTCTACCGGGGCGAGGTGCTGGGGCTGGTCGGCGGCTCCGGCACGGGGAAGTCCGTGCTGCTGCGGGAGATCATCGGGCTGATCCGCCCGAGCGGCGGCCGCATCGAGGTGTTCGGGAAGGACACCACCGGCCTGGACGCGGAGGCGGTGCGCCGGATGCAGTCCCGCTGGGGCGTCCTGTTCCAGGACGGGGCCCTCTTCAGCTCCCTGACGGTGCTGGAGAACATCATGGTCCCGCTGAAGGAACATGCCGCCCTTCCGCCGGGCATGATGGAACAGATCGCGCGGGTGAAGGTGTCCATGGTCGGGCTGCCGCCCGATGCCGGCGCCAAATACCCCTCACAGCTCTCCGGCGGCATGCGCAAGCGCGCCGGTCTGGCGCGCGCCCTGGCGCTCGACCCGGAGATCCTGTTCCTGGACGAGCCCACCGCGGGGCTGGACCCGATCGGTGCCGCCGCCTTCGACGAGCTGATCGGCAACCTGAAGCGCAGCCTGGGGCTGACCGTCTTCATGGTGACCCACGACCTCGACAGCCTCTATGCGATCTGCGACCGTATCGCCGTCCTGATCGACAAGCGCCTCATTGTCGGCACCACCGAAACCCTGGTGCAGGAAGAGCATCCCTGGATCCGCGACTATTTCCATGGTCCGCGGGGCCGCGCTGCGCGTGCGGCGAAGGAGTGA
- a CDS encoding MlaE family lipid ABC transporter permease subunit, with protein sequence MRAGAEATKDPGWISTAWEEDQWVLAAGGRWDLSAVPRLDQRLRTAGPDRPASSVCIDLSGLVALDTAGALLIDRLAERLRAEGHTVAIVGARPDLCALLREVRRASRADSPALPRYEPMHDLLERVGRATVEAGQDAAKLLGFLGMVTVTALRLVRQPRRFRMTPFVFHLEQVGLNALPIVGLLSFLIGIVLAYQGADQLRLFGAEIFVVNLLGIGVLREIGILMTSIIVAGRSGSAFTAQIGTMKVNQEVDAMRTLGLDPVELLVLPRLLALMVALPLLGFYANVVALFGGAVMAYSYLDITFGQFLKQLQLAVNETTLFVGLVKAPVFAIVIALVGCYEGLRVTGSAQSVGQLTTRSVVVSIFLVIVLDALFSILFSYLGI encoded by the coding sequence ATGCGGGCAGGAGCTGAAGCGACGAAGGACCCCGGCTGGATCAGTACGGCCTGGGAGGAGGACCAGTGGGTCCTGGCGGCCGGCGGTCGCTGGGATCTGTCGGCCGTGCCGCGCCTGGACCAGCGGCTGCGCACGGCGGGGCCGGACCGGCCCGCGTCGTCCGTCTGCATCGACCTGAGCGGCCTGGTCGCGCTGGACACGGCCGGCGCGCTGCTGATCGACCGGCTGGCGGAGCGGCTGCGCGCCGAAGGCCATACCGTTGCCATCGTCGGTGCCCGGCCCGATCTCTGCGCCCTGCTGCGGGAGGTGCGCCGCGCTTCCCGGGCGGACAGTCCCGCGCTCCCCCGTTACGAGCCGATGCACGACCTGCTGGAGCGGGTCGGCCGGGCGACCGTGGAGGCGGGGCAGGATGCCGCGAAGCTGCTGGGCTTCCTGGGCATGGTCACCGTCACGGCCCTGCGGCTGGTGCGCCAGCCGCGCCGGTTCCGGATGACCCCCTTCGTCTTCCATCTGGAGCAGGTCGGCCTGAACGCGCTGCCCATCGTGGGCCTGCTGTCCTTTCTGATCGGCATCGTCCTGGCCTACCAGGGTGCCGACCAGCTCCGCCTGTTCGGGGCGGAGATCTTCGTCGTCAACCTGCTGGGCATCGGCGTCCTGCGCGAGATCGGCATCCTGATGACGTCGATCATCGTCGCCGGCCGCTCCGGCTCCGCCTTCACGGCGCAGATCGGCACCATGAAGGTGAACCAGGAGGTGGACGCCATGCGCACGCTGGGCCTGGACCCGGTGGAGCTGCTGGTGCTGCCGCGGCTGCTGGCGCTGATGGTCGCACTGCCGCTGCTGGGGTTCTACGCCAACGTGGTGGCGCTGTTCGGCGGCGCCGTGATGGCCTACAGCTATCTCGACATCACCTTCGGCCAGTTCCTCAAGCAGCTCCAGCTCGCGGTCAACGAAACCACGCTGTTCGTCGGGCTGGTCAAGGCGCCGGTGTTCGCCATCGTCATCGCCCTGGTCGGCTGCTACGAAGGGCTGCGCGTGACCGGCAGCGCCCAGAGCGTGGGCCAGCTCACCACCCGCTCGGTCGTCGTCTCCATCTTCCTCGTGATCGTCCTCGATGCTCTCTTCTCCATCCTCTTCTCCTACCTCGGCATCTGA
- a CDS encoding adenine phosphoribosyltransferase, whose product MDIRSHIRTVPDFPKPGILFYDISTLLAHAEAWKATVEKLAEAVAPHKPDLLVGIESRGFLVAAPLSLALGCGFAMVRKKGKLPGQTIRYTYDLEYGTDTVEIQADAIAPGQRVVVLDDLLATGGTMAAAIHLLRSVGADVTAAAFIMELAFLNGRDRLDVPAEVLISYES is encoded by the coding sequence ATGGACATCCGTTCCCACATCCGCACCGTGCCGGACTTCCCCAAGCCCGGTATCCTCTTCTACGATATTTCGACCCTGCTCGCCCATGCCGAAGCCTGGAAGGCGACGGTGGAGAAGCTGGCCGAGGCGGTCGCCCCGCACAAGCCGGACCTGCTGGTCGGCATCGAGTCGCGTGGCTTCCTGGTCGCGGCGCCGCTGTCGCTGGCCCTGGGCTGCGGCTTCGCCATGGTGCGCAAGAAGGGCAAGCTGCCCGGCCAGACGATCCGCTACACCTACGATCTGGAATACGGCACCGACACGGTCGAGATTCAGGCCGACGCCATCGCCCCCGGCCAGCGCGTGGTCGTGCTGGACGATCTGCTGGCGACCGGCGGGACGATGGCGGCGGCGATCCATCTGCTGCGCAGCGTCGGCGCCGACGTGACGGCCGCGGCCTTCATCATGGAGCTGGCCTTCCTGAACGGCCGGGACCGGCTGGACGTGCCGGCCGAGGTCCTGATCAGCTACGAGTCCTGA
- a CDS encoding ABC transporter permease codes for MTGPLRRLLPALLGLVVLAVWEGAVRVAAVPVFVLPPPSLILQSLVADAGILLPSLRVTVLITVQAFVLAVVSGVALAVLFSRSRLLAAALYPYAVILQVTPVVAIAPLVVIWVGYERIDLALLILAWIVAFFPILSNATLGLSSVDPNLRDLFRLHGASRWQTLWRLQIPSALPYILAGMKVSGGLALIGAVVAEFVAGSGTASGLAWRIVESGNRLAIPRLFAALLLLSLLGIAIFAALSWLQRRLLRRWHESELGPAQDS; via the coding sequence GTGACCGGACCCCTGCGCCGCCTGCTGCCGGCCCTGCTGGGACTGGTCGTGCTCGCCGTCTGGGAAGGGGCGGTGCGCGTGGCGGCGGTGCCGGTCTTCGTGCTGCCGCCGCCGTCCCTGATCCTCCAGTCCCTGGTGGCCGATGCCGGCATCCTCCTGCCGTCGCTCCGGGTGACCGTCCTGATCACGGTCCAGGCCTTCGTGCTGGCCGTCGTCAGCGGCGTGGCGCTGGCCGTGCTGTTCAGCCGGTCGCGGCTGCTGGCGGCCGCGCTCTACCCCTATGCCGTCATCCTCCAGGTGACGCCGGTCGTCGCCATCGCTCCCCTGGTGGTGATCTGGGTCGGCTATGAGCGGATCGACCTCGCCCTGCTGATCCTGGCCTGGATCGTGGCCTTCTTCCCGATCCTGTCGAACGCCACGCTGGGGCTGTCGTCGGTGGACCCGAACCTGCGTGACCTGTTCCGCCTCCATGGCGCCAGCCGCTGGCAGACGCTGTGGCGGCTCCAGATCCCCTCGGCGCTGCCCTATATCCTGGCGGGCATGAAGGTGTCGGGCGGGCTGGCCCTGATCGGGGCCGTGGTGGCCGAGTTCGTGGCCGGCTCCGGTACAGCCTCGGGGCTTGCCTGGAGGATCGTCGAGTCGGGCAACCGGCTCGCCATCCCGCGACTGTTCGCCGCGCTGCTGCTGCTGTCGCTGCTGGGGATAGCGATCTTCGCGGCGCTGTCGTGGCTCCAGCGCCGGCTGCTCCGGCGCTGGCACGAGAGCGAGCTTGGGCCCGCTCAGGACTCGTAG
- a CDS encoding ABC transporter ATP-binding protein has protein sequence MEPLLRSEGLGLRYAPGGTAGTEALADVGLTVARGEFVSLLGSSGCGKSTLLRLIAGLLPPTAGGVHWSAPPGPGDIGFVFQEPTLMPWATVADNVRLPLDLAGVAKAEARERAAEQLARVGLVDVAAAFPRELSGGMRMRAALARALVTRPRVLLLDEPFAALDEITRFRLNDELLALWQETGVTALFVTHSVFEGVYLSTRIAVMSPRPGRIVAEMAVDLPRPRRPYLRTEAGFGVLCREASALLAAAMGDSAGGGGMP, from the coding sequence GTGGAACCGCTGCTCCGGAGCGAGGGGCTGGGTCTGCGCTATGCCCCCGGAGGCACGGCCGGAACGGAGGCCCTGGCCGATGTCGGTCTCACCGTCGCGCGCGGGGAGTTCGTCAGCCTGCTCGGCTCGTCCGGCTGCGGCAAGAGCACCCTGCTGCGCCTGATCGCCGGTCTGCTGCCCCCCACCGCGGGGGGCGTCCACTGGTCTGCGCCGCCGGGCCCCGGCGACATCGGCTTCGTCTTCCAGGAGCCGACGCTGATGCCCTGGGCGACGGTCGCCGACAATGTGCGTCTGCCGCTGGATCTCGCCGGCGTGGCGAAGGCGGAAGCGCGGGAGCGCGCGGCGGAGCAGCTCGCCCGTGTCGGGCTGGTGGACGTCGCCGCGGCCTTCCCGCGGGAGCTGTCGGGCGGCATGCGGATGCGCGCGGCCCTGGCGCGGGCGCTGGTGACCCGGCCGCGCGTGCTGCTGCTGGACGAGCCCTTCGCGGCGCTGGACGAGATCACGCGCTTCCGCCTGAACGACGAGCTGCTGGCGCTGTGGCAGGAGACCGGCGTCACCGCGCTGTTCGTGACGCACAGCGTCTTCGAAGGGGTCTACCTCTCCACCCGGATCGCCGTGATGTCGCCCCGTCCCGGTCGCATCGTGGCGGAGATGGCGGTGGATCTTCCCCGGCCGCGCCGGCCGTATCTCCGGACGGAGGCCGGATTCGGCGTCCTGTGCCGGGAGGCGTCGGCCCTGCTGGCGGCGGCCATGGGTGACAGCGCCGGCGGGGGAGGGATGCCGTGA
- a CDS encoding ABC transporter substrate-binding protein — translation MRFGPGLRPFRPGRFLACILALFALSGPARAAETLTFMTDWVAQAEHGGFYQALATGIYARHGLEVKLRPGGPGMDSQRLLAAGAIDAAMGSSGFFPLNMVQAGAPVVAVAALFQKDPTILMTHPRDDVRALADMKGKPIHIGDPSVNTIWRWLKSRYGFEDRQIRKYTFNIAPFLVDPTAIQQGYLTSEPFTATKAGVTPRVFLLADNGFLSYSAMIMVRRELLERKPEVVQAFVDASIEGWYSYLYGDPAPANALIKKDNPEMDDATTAYARARMLDYGIVDSGDAATLGVGAMTAARWEAFTAEMKQLGLYPADLDWRQGVDLRFVNKGHGREGRP, via the coding sequence ATGCGTTTCGGGCCGGGTCTGCGGCCGTTCCGACCGGGGCGGTTCCTTGCCTGCATCCTTGCGCTGTTCGCGCTCTCCGGGCCGGCCCGGGCGGCGGAGACGCTGACCTTCATGACCGACTGGGTGGCGCAGGCCGAACATGGCGGCTTCTACCAGGCGCTTGCCACCGGGATCTATGCCCGCCACGGGCTGGAGGTGAAGCTCCGCCCCGGCGGGCCGGGCATGGATTCGCAGCGGCTGCTGGCCGCCGGGGCGATCGACGCGGCCATGGGCTCCTCGGGCTTCTTCCCGCTGAACATGGTCCAGGCGGGGGCGCCGGTGGTTGCCGTGGCGGCCCTGTTCCAGAAGGACCCGACGATCCTGATGACGCATCCGCGCGACGACGTGCGGGCGCTCGCGGACATGAAGGGCAAGCCGATCCATATCGGCGATCCCTCGGTCAACACGATCTGGCGCTGGCTGAAGTCCCGCTACGGGTTCGAGGACCGCCAGATCCGCAAATACACCTTCAACATCGCCCCCTTCCTGGTCGATCCGACGGCGATCCAGCAGGGCTACCTGACCAGCGAACCGTTCACCGCCACCAAGGCAGGGGTGACGCCCCGGGTCTTCCTGCTGGCGGACAACGGGTTCCTCAGCTACTCGGCCATGATCATGGTCCGCCGCGAGCTTCTGGAGCGGAAGCCGGAGGTGGTGCAGGCCTTCGTCGATGCCAGCATCGAGGGCTGGTACAGTTACCTCTACGGTGACCCGGCACCGGCCAACGCCCTGATCAAGAAGGACAATCCGGAGATGGACGACGCCACCACCGCCTATGCCCGCGCCCGCATGCTGGACTACGGCATCGTGGACAGCGGCGACGCGGCGACCCTCGGTGTCGGCGCCATGACGGCGGCCCGGTGGGAAGCCTTCACGGCGGAGATGAAGCAACTGGGCCTCTATCCCGCGGACCTGGACTGGCGGCAGGGCGTGGACCTGCGCTTCGTGAACAAGGGACACGGCCGGGAGGGACGGCCCTGA
- a CDS encoding dihydroneopterin aldolase — MSHLRILVNGVASHLRLAPAETAVPVLVSVWLEAAIPGPFAGDTADIDRTVDYSRIVRFILERLDGQGPFPSPEAAARAVARFVFAEDERIRSVRVALSGREGGGPAATVELSLERDHA; from the coding sequence ATGTCGCACCTGCGCATCCTCGTCAACGGCGTCGCCAGCCACCTGCGCCTCGCCCCGGCGGAAACCGCCGTCCCCGTCCTGGTCAGCGTCTGGCTGGAGGCGGCGATTCCCGGTCCGTTCGCCGGCGATACGGCCGACATCGACCGCACCGTGGACTACAGCCGGATCGTCCGCTTCATCCTGGAGCGGCTGGACGGGCAAGGTCCGTTCCCGAGCCCGGAGGCGGCGGCACGGGCGGTCGCCCGGTTCGTTTTCGCCGAGGACGAGCGCATCCGCAGCGTGCGCGTCGCCCTGTCCGGGCGGGAGGGGGGCGGCCCCGCCGCGACCGTCGAACTGAGCCTGGAGCGCGACCATGCCTGA